Proteins from a genomic interval of Rosa chinensis cultivar Old Blush chromosome 2, RchiOBHm-V2, whole genome shotgun sequence:
- the LOC112190121 gene encoding probable tRNA (guanine(26)-N(2))-dimethyltransferase 2, translating into MSTDLSDFIVIKEGEAEILMHTKNQVFYNKTQVNNRDISIAVMRAFVAKRKEEHEARLSKKKKTAPTDSEKDVSESVVEEASNEPAINGNSNGDCEMPEDISQDEPCSIPEEPSKTTEGKGRGELKPPRVLEALSASGLRALRYAREVEGIGQVVALDNDKVSVEACRRNIKFNGSVACSKVESHLVDARVHMLTHPKEFDVVDLDPYGSPSVFLDSAIQAVADGGMLMCTATDMAVLCGGNGEVCYSKYGSYPLKGKYCHEMALRILLACIESHANRYKRYIVPVLSVQMDFYVRVFVRVYSSASAMKNTPLKLSYVYQCIGCDSFHLQPLGRTVTKNTSVRYLPGFGPIVPQECSDCGKKFNMGGPIWSAPIHDQEWVTSILSDVKSMKDRYPAYDRISAVLTTISEELPDVPLFLSLHSLCATLKCTSPSAVIFRSAVINAGYRISGTHVNPLGLKSDAPMDIIWDIMRCWVKNHPVKAQPPEHSGSVILAKEPVLQANFARAVASLSKAQTKKVARFLPNPERHWGPKLRAGRQITSKHISLLGPEAVNEILNQEEDGEEHNAKRQKTEDNPPSG; encoded by the exons ATGTCGACGGATCTCAGTGATTTCATCGTCATCAAAGAAGGAGAGGCTGAGATTCTCATGCATACTAAAAACCAAGTCTTTTACAACAAAACCCAG GTTAACAATAGAGACATCTCGATTGCTGTTATGAGGGCATTTGTTGCCAAACGCAAAGAGGAGCATGAAGCGAGATtgtccaagaaaaaaaagacagcTCCCACGGATTctgagaaagatgtttcagaaTCTGTTGTAGAAGAAGCATCTAATGAACCTGCTATTAATGGAAATTCCAATGGAGATTGTGAAATGCCAGAAGATATATCTCAAGATGAACCATGTAGCATTCCAGAAGAACCAAGCAAGACCACAGAGGGAAAAGGACGAGGGGAATTGAAGCCACCAAGGGTTCTTGAG GCCTTGTCAGCTTCTGGCTTAAGAGCTCTTAGGTATGCTCGTGAAGTAGAAGGGATTGGTCAAGTTGTGGCCCTAGATAATGATAAAG TATCAGTTGAAGCTTGTAGGAGAAACATCAAGTTCAATGGTTCAGTTGCATGTTCAAAGGTGGAATCACATCTTGTTGATGCTCGTGTGCATATGCTCACCCACCCAAAAGAATTCGATGTG GTTGATCTTGATCCTTATGGTTCTCCTTCTGTCTTCTTGGATTCTGCGATTCAAGCTGTTGCTGATGGAGGCATGCTCATGTGTACCGCAACGGATATGGCAGTACTATGCGGTGGTAATGGGGAGGTTTGCTATTCAAA ATATGGTTCCTATCCATTGAAAGGGAAATATTGCCACGAAATGGCTCTGAGGATCCTCTTAGCCTGCATTGAG AGCCATGCAAATCGGTACAAAAGATACATTGTTCCTGTGCTATCTGTTCAGATGGACTTTTATGTTCGTGTTTTCGTCCGAGTCTACTC CTCGGCAAGTGCTATGAAGAACACTCCCCTTAAGCTTTCCTATGTTTATCAGTGCATTGGATGTGATTCTTTTCATCTGCAGCCTCTTGGAAGGACGGTCACTAAG AACACCAGTGTGAGATATCTTCCGGGTTTTGGTCCCATTGTTCCTCAAGAATGCAGTGATTGTGGGAAGAAATTCAATATGGGTGGGCCTATATGGTCTGCTCCTATCCATGATCAAGAATGGGTTACTTCCATACTATCAGATGTGAAATCAATGAAGGATCGTTATCCCGCTTATGATCGCATCTCGGCTGTATTGACAACAATCTCAGAG GAATTGCCAGATGTTCCTCTGTTCTTGAGTCTGCACAGCCTCTGTGCCACTCTCAAGTGCACTTCCCCATCCGCAGTGATTTTCCGTTCTGCTGTGATCAATGCAGGATATCGTATATCTGGAACTCATGTAAACCCATTGGGGTTGAAGTCAGATGCTCCTATGGATATCATTTGGGACATAATGCGCTGCTGG gTGAAAAATCATCCAGTGAAAGCTCAACCTCCAGAACATTCAGGAAGCGTGATACTTGCTAAGGAACCTGTTCTTCAA GCAAATTTTGCTCGAGCTGTAGCGTCTCTTAGCAAGGCACAGACCAAGAAAGTTGCACGGTTCCTTCCAAACCCAGAAAGGCATTGGGGTCCAAAGCTTAGGGCAGGTCGTCAAATCACCAGCAAGCACATTTCTCTTTTGGGTCCAGAGGCTGTCAATGAAATTCTTAACCAGGAAGAAGATGGTGAGGAGCACAATGCCAAGCGTCAAAAGACTGAAGATAATCCGCCCTCAGGTTGA
- the LOC112187503 gene encoding COBRA-like protein 4 encodes MRFVVSALFLLVIFSYAAAFDPLDPNGNITIRWDIMSWTPDGYVATVTINNFQMYRHIMSPGWTLGWTWAKKEVIWSAVGAQTTEQGDCSKFKGNIPHCCKKTPTVVDLVPGVPYNQQYQNCCKGGVVGAWGQDPSASVSAFQLSVGMAGTSNKTVKLPRNFTLLGPGPGYTCGKAKVVPPTVFLSPDRRRKTQALMTWNVTCAYSQLLARKNPSCCVSLSSFYNETIVPCPSCSCGCHNKDSCVKSNSKILSMVGVNTPKKDNAPLLQCTHHMCPVRIHWHVKVNYKEYWRVKVSVTNFNYRMNYTLWTLVIQHPNLNNVTQVFSFDYKPLVPYESINDTGMFYGLKYFNDQLMEAGPFGNVQSEILLKKDINTFTFKEGWAFPRKVYFNGDECQMPPPDTYPFLPNSAHQNLLSFSALVSTLIFLLIAIW; translated from the exons ATGAGGTTTGTTGTATCAGCTCTATTCCTTCTTGTCATCTTTTCATATGCAG CTGCATTTGATCCCTTGGATCCAAATGGAAACATAACCATACGATGGGACATAATGTCTTGGACACCAGATGGCTATGTG GCAACTGTAACCATAAACAACTTCCAAATGTATCGGCACATAATGAGCCCTGGGTGGACATTAGGTTGGACATGGGCTAAAAAAGAAGTGATATGGTCCGCGGTGGGAGCACAAACCACCGAGCAAGGTGACTGCTCCAAGTTCAAAGGGAACATACCTCATTGTTGCAAGAAAACCCCCACAGTTGTGGACTTGGTTCCCGGCGTGCCTTACAACCAGCAATACCAAAACTGTTGCAAAGGCGGAGTAGTGGGTGCTTGGGGCCAAGATCCTTCAGCTTCTGTCTCGGCCTTCCAGCTGAGTGTTGGAATGGCCGGTACTTCAAACAAAACTGTGAAACTCCCCAGGAACTTCACTCTGCTAGGACCAGGTCCAGGGTACACTTGTGGCAAGGCTAAAGTTGTGCCTCCCACCGTCTTTTTGTCACCTGATCGTCGTCGTAAGACTCAAGCTCTCA TGACTTGGAATGTGACTTGTGCTTATTCACAGCTTCTGGCCCGTAAAAACCCAAGTTGTTGTGTATCACTCTCGTCTTTCTACAACGAAACAATTGTTCCCTGCCCATCTTGTTCTTGTGGTTGCCATAACAAGGACAGTTGTGTCAA AAGCAACTCGAAAATTCTGAGCATGGTGGGAGTTAACACCCCAAAGAAAGACAATGCCCCTTTATTGCAATGCACACACCACATGTGCCCGGTAAGGATTCACTGGCATGTGAAAGTGAATTACAAGGAGTACTGGCGTGTGAAGGTTTCGGTTACAAACTTTAACTATCGGATGAACTACACACTTTGGACTCTGGTCATTCAGCACCCTAATCTCAACAATGTCACACAAGTTTTCAGCTTTGACTACAAGCCTCTTGTTCCTTATGAGTCCATAA ATGACACTGGTATGTTCTATGGATTGAAATACTTCAATGACCAATTAATGGAAGCCGGGCCATTTGGGAACGTTCAGTCGGAAATTCTTCTTAAGAAGGACATAAACACATTTACTTTCAAGGAGGGGTGGGCATTTCCTCGAAAAGTTTACTTCAATGGTGATGAGTGCCAGATGCCCCCACCTGATACATACCCATTTCTGCCTAATTCTGCCCATCAAAATCTACTTTCATTCTCAGCATTGGTTTCCacattaattttcttgttgatagCTATTTGGTGA
- the LOC112189420 gene encoding uncharacterized protein LOC112189420 produces the protein MGRWVRPEVYPLMAAMTFVTSLCVFQLTRNVFLNPDVRVNKAHRRMAVLENEEEGEKYAEHGLRKFLRTRPPEIMPTINHFFSNSQEDK, from the exons ATGGGTCGTTGGGTTAGGCCTGAG GTATACCCGCTAATGGCTGCGATGACATTTGTGACAAGCTTGTGCGTATTTCAGCTTACAAGGAATGTATTCCTCAACCCAGATGTCAG AGTGAACAAAGCTCACCGGAGAATGGCAGTGCTCGAAAACGAAGAAGAGGGAGAGAAGTATGCCGAACATGGCCTTCGGAAATTCCTCCGGACTCGCCCACCGGAGATCATGCCTACCATCAACCACTTCTTCTCTAATTCTCAAGAAGATAAATGA
- the LOC112187502 gene encoding protein COBRA, whose amino-acid sequence MGFLLSKLTSLVTVVLFGLGFCIFFTSTDAYDPLDPNGNITIKWDIISWTPDGYVAVVTLFNFQQYRHIQAPGWTLGWTWAKKEVIWNMVGGQATDQGDCSKFKTTPPHCCKKTPTIVDLLPGTPYNQQYSNCCRGGVLSSWIQDPSNAAASFQISVGRSGTTNKTVRLPKNYTLLGPGPGYTCGVAKVVKPTKFFTADKRRVSQALMTWNVTCTYSQFLAQKAPTCCVSLSSFYNDTVVPCPTCSCGCQNNITHPGSCVVPESPYLASVVSAADKNSPLVRCTSHMCPIRVHWHVKLNYKEYWRVKVTITNFDYRRNYSDWNLVAQHPNFDNLTQIFSFNAKSLTPYGTINDTVMLWGTKFYNDMLVQSGPLGNVQSEMLFRKNPATFTFDKGWAFPRRIYFNGDTCVMPPPDAFPHLPNAGFRHFNYGLFALDRCTGLTENQLIVI is encoded by the exons ATGGGGTTTCTGTTGTCCAAGCTAACCAGTTTGGTCACTGTTGTTCTATTTGGGCTTGGTTTCTGCATCTTCTTCACCTCAACAG ATGCATATGATCCGCTTGATCCTAATGGCAACATCACAATTAAGTGGGATATTATAAGCTGGACACCTGATGGCTATGTT GCCGTTGTTACGCTTTTTAACTTCCAGCAGTATAGACACATTCAAGCACCAGGCTGGACGCTTGGATGGACATGGGCAAAGAAGGAGGTAATTTGGAACATGGTGGGAGGACAAGCCACCGATCAAGGCGATTGTTCAAAATTTAAGACAACTCCCCCACATTGCTGCAAAAAGACCCCAACCATTGTTGATCTACTCCCTGGAACTCCGTACAATCAGCAGTATTCCAATTGTTGTAGAGGGGGAGTGCTGAGCTCATGGATACAGGATCCATCCAATGCTGCAGCTTCTTTTCAAATAAGTGTTGGTCGATCTGGAACGACCAACAAGACAGTTAGGCTTCCGAAAAACTATACCCTATTAGGACCTGGGCCTGGGTACACTTGTGGTGTGGCAAAAGTTGTTAAACCAACTAAATTCTTTACAGCTGATAAAAGAAGAGTCTCTCAAGCCCTGA TGACATGGAATGTGACATGCACATATTCACAGTTCCTGGCTCAGAAAGCTCCTACTTGCTGTGTCTCGTTGTCTTCCTTCTACAATGACACAGTAGTTCCCTGCCCGACATGTTCGTGTGGCTGCCAAAACAACATAACTCATCCTGGAAGCTGTGTAGT GCCAGAGTCTCCGTATTTGGCTTCAGTTGTTTCAGCTGCTGATAAGAATTCACCTTTGGTTAGATGTACTAGCCATATGTGCCCTATCAGAGTTCATTGGCACGTCAAGCTGAATTACAAGGAATACTGGCGAGTGAAGGTCACAATTACAAACTTTGATTACAGGAGGAATTATTCTGATTGGAACTTGGTTGCCCAACACCCAAATTTTGACAATCTTACCCAAATTTTCAGCTTCAACGCAAAGTCCTTGACTCCTTATGGAACCATAA ATGATACTGTAATGCTATGGGGAACCAAGTTCTACAACGACATGCTGGTGCAATCTGGGCCTCTCGGTAATGTGCAGTCAGAGATGCTTTTCCGGAAGAATCCAGCCACCTTCACTTTTGACAAGGGATGGGCGTTCCCAAGAAGGATCTATTTCAATGGTGATACTTGTGTAATGCCACCCCCAGATGCCTTTCCACATTTGCCAAATGCTGGTTTCCGACA CTTCAACTATGGGCTATTTGCACTTGATAGATGTACAGGGCTTACGGAGAATCAGCTTATTGTCATTTAG